Proteins encoded by one window of Emticicia oligotrophica DSM 17448:
- a CDS encoding GMC oxidoreductase translates to MNLFEIKEQPKVYDVVIVGSGAGGGMAAYQLAKAGAKVCLLEAGGYFDPADPKYITQMKNPWESPRRGASTRHRPFGDFDAAWGGWDIEGEPYTAAAGTQFRWFRSRMLGGRTNHWGRISMRFGPDDFKRGSLTGIGDDWPIDYEDLAPYYDKVDKMIGLFGTKEGIRNEPDGIFLPPPKPRLHELMIKKAATGIGIPVIPSRMAMLTKPINDSRGSCFYCGQCGRACQAYADFSASSVLCIPAAKTGNLTLINNAMVREVLTDANTGLTTGVSYVNKMDLKEYSIKGKIVVLAASTCETARILLNSKSSRFQKGLANDSGVVGKYLNDSTGASRSAFIPALMDRKRYNEDGVGGMHVFTPWWLDNKKLDFPRGYHIEYGGGMGMPGGGFGGGIERVNGLYTDKNGNKKRAGGYGAALKEDVIRTYGAYIGMAGRGEPIPLESNYCEIDPNNVDKYGIPTLRYNYKWSENEIKQAKHMQDTFEQIIHSMGGIALGKKPDASNNYGLAQPGEIIHEVGTVRMGNDPKKSALNKWQQAHDVKNLFVVDAAPFVSQGDKNVTWTILASSWRTSDYIIEQVKAKNL, encoded by the coding sequence ATGAATTTATTTGAGATTAAAGAGCAACCGAAAGTTTACGATGTTGTAATTGTAGGTTCGGGAGCTGGCGGTGGTATGGCTGCATATCAACTGGCAAAAGCAGGTGCCAAAGTTTGTTTACTGGAAGCCGGTGGATACTTCGACCCTGCCGACCCAAAGTATATTACGCAAATGAAAAACCCATGGGAATCTCCTCGACGTGGTGCAAGTACACGTCACCGTCCATTTGGCGATTTTGATGCCGCTTGGGGAGGTTGGGATATTGAAGGTGAACCTTATACAGCTGCTGCAGGCACTCAATTTCGTTGGTTCCGTTCAAGAATGTTGGGGGGCCGCACCAACCACTGGGGACGTATTTCAATGCGTTTCGGTCCAGATGATTTCAAAAGAGGTTCATTAACTGGTATTGGCGATGACTGGCCTATCGACTACGAAGACCTTGCTCCTTATTATGATAAAGTTGATAAAATGATTGGTCTTTTCGGTACTAAAGAAGGTATCCGAAACGAACCAGATGGTATTTTCTTACCTCCACCGAAACCACGTTTACACGAATTAATGATTAAAAAAGCCGCTACGGGCATTGGTATCCCTGTGATTCCTTCTCGTATGGCTATGCTCACAAAGCCAATCAATGATTCGCGTGGTTCGTGTTTCTATTGCGGTCAATGTGGTCGTGCATGCCAGGCTTACGCTGACTTCTCGGCTTCTTCGGTACTTTGTATTCCTGCCGCAAAAACAGGTAACTTGACTTTAATAAACAACGCAATGGTGCGTGAAGTATTGACTGATGCAAACACAGGTCTAACTACGGGTGTTTCTTATGTCAATAAAATGGATTTGAAAGAATACTCAATCAAAGGAAAAATCGTGGTTTTGGCCGCAAGTACTTGCGAAACTGCTCGTATTCTCTTAAATTCAAAATCTTCAAGATTCCAAAAAGGATTGGCCAACGATAGCGGAGTTGTGGGTAAATATCTCAATGACTCAACAGGTGCGAGCCGTTCGGCATTTATACCTGCCTTGATGGATAGAAAACGCTATAACGAAGATGGTGTGGGTGGTATGCACGTATTTACACCATGGTGGTTAGACAACAAAAAACTTGATTTCCCTCGTGGTTATCACATCGAATACGGTGGCGGTATGGGTATGCCAGGCGGCGGATTCGGTGGTGGAATTGAGCGTGTAAATGGCTTATACACAGATAAAAATGGCAATAAAAAACGTGCGGGCGGATACGGTGCTGCTTTGAAAGAAGATGTTATTCGTACTTACGGAGCTTATATTGGTATGGCCGGCCGTGGAGAACCGATTCCATTGGAATCTAACTACTGTGAAATCGACCCTAATAATGTTGATAAATACGGTATTCCGACGCTTCGCTACAACTATAAGTGGAGCGAAAATGAGATTAAGCAGGCTAAACACATGCAAGATACTTTCGAGCAAATTATTCATTCAATGGGTGGTATTGCTTTAGGAAAGAAACCAGATGCAAGTAATAACTATGGTTTGGCACAGCCTGGTGAAATTATCCACGAAGTAGGAACGGTTCGTATGGGCAATGACCCTAAAAAATCGGCATTGAACAAATGGCAACAAGCTCACGATGTGAAAAACTTATTCGTAGTTGATGCCGCTCCATTTGTTTCGCAAGGAGATAAAAACGTAACATGGACAATCTTGGCAAGTTCGTGGCGTACATCCGATTATATCATCGAACAAGTAAAAGCCAAGAATTTATAA
- a CDS encoding acyl-CoA dehydrogenase: MAATTIEGINFNLTEEHLAVREAAREFAQTELLPTAIERDTHSVFPYEQIKKMGELGFMGMMVSPEYGGGGMDTISYVLAMEEISKIDASASVAMSVNNSLVCWGLEAFGTEEQKQKYLKPLASGQIIGAFCLSEPEAGSDATSQKTTAEDKGDYYLVNGTKNWITNGGTSSVCLVIAQTHPELKHKGINVLIIEKGTEGFVVGKKEDKMGIRSSDTHSLMFTDVKVPKENRIGVDGFGFKFAMSTLNGGRIGIAAQALGIAAGAYELAVKYSKERKAFGKSISEHQAIQFKLAEMATKIEAARLLVYKAARDKDEGRDYVESAAMAKLFASEVAMWATTEAVQIHGGYGYVKEFHVERLMRDAKITQIYEGTSEIQKLVIAREILK; encoded by the coding sequence ATGGCAGCTACAACAATTGAAGGAATAAACTTTAATCTCACCGAAGAGCATTTAGCGGTAAGAGAAGCCGCTCGTGAATTTGCTCAAACTGAGCTTTTACCAACCGCCATTGAGCGTGATACCCACTCGGTTTTTCCCTATGAACAAATCAAAAAAATGGGAGAACTGGGCTTTATGGGTATGATGGTCTCGCCAGAATACGGTGGTGGTGGAATGGATACAATCTCGTATGTGTTGGCGATGGAAGAAATTTCAAAAATTGATGCTTCTGCTTCAGTTGCGATGTCAGTTAATAATTCATTGGTCTGCTGGGGCTTAGAGGCGTTTGGTACAGAAGAACAGAAGCAGAAATACCTCAAACCTTTGGCATCAGGACAAATCATTGGAGCGTTTTGTTTGTCGGAACCAGAAGCTGGTTCGGACGCTACTTCACAAAAAACAACTGCTGAAGATAAAGGCGACTATTATTTGGTAAATGGTACTAAAAACTGGATTACTAATGGCGGAACATCATCAGTTTGTTTGGTTATTGCTCAAACCCACCCAGAGTTGAAGCACAAAGGCATCAATGTGCTGATTATAGAGAAAGGTACCGAAGGATTTGTGGTTGGCAAAAAAGAAGATAAAATGGGTATTCGTTCTTCAGATACACATTCGTTGATGTTTACTGATGTAAAAGTGCCCAAAGAGAACCGAATTGGTGTCGATGGTTTTGGATTTAAGTTTGCCATGAGTACACTCAATGGTGGTAGAATAGGCATTGCAGCTCAAGCACTCGGCATTGCGGCAGGTGCGTATGAATTGGCCGTGAAGTATTCGAAGGAAAGAAAGGCTTTCGGAAAGTCGATTAGCGAGCATCAGGCTATTCAGTTTAAATTGGCCGAAATGGCAACCAAAATCGAAGCGGCACGTTTGTTAGTTTATAAAGCAGCTCGCGATAAAGACGAAGGTAGAGATTATGTTGAGTCTGCCGCAATGGCCAAACTTTTTGCCTCAGAAGTGGCCATGTGGGCTACTACCGAAGCCGTCCAAATTCACGGTGGATATGGCTACGTGAAGGAATTTCACGTTGAGCGTTTGATGCGTGATGCTAAGATTACACAAATTTATGAAGGCACTTCTGAGATTCAGAAACTTGTTATTGCTCGCGAGATTTTAAAGTGA
- a CDS encoding aminotransferase class V-fold PLP-dependent enzyme: MPSRRNFISKAAMLASTSFIPSLKAFSKEDLAAFAAYKPQKTALEMATDEDYWWQIQQAYTVSPQIINLNNGGVSPSPSVVQNAVDRYNKLANEAPSYYMWRIIDQGREPLRENLAKYAGVSPEEIAINRNATEALDTVILGMPLQKGDEIVMCRYDYPNMLHAWRQRELRDGLKINYVELDLPAEDNELIVKKYVEQMTPRTKVVHITHIINWNGQILPSKRIAEEAHKRGIEVLIDGAHSFAHLEYKIPDLGGDYYGTSLHKWLSAPIGSGMLWMKKEKISKIFPLIPNDKPNSDNIRKFENLGTRPFMIEQAIGQALNFQLALGNARKEARLRFLKDYWAKEAKKLPKVKLNTSLKAEFSGALAHFGIEGLEAGKIESELFGKFKIHTSPIKWEKLDGVRVTPHVYTSLQDLDRLLEGVQYLSKL, encoded by the coding sequence ATGCCCTCGCGACGTAATTTTATTAGCAAAGCAGCCATGCTTGCCAGCACCTCATTTATTCCATCATTAAAAGCATTTTCTAAAGAAGACTTAGCGGCCTTTGCGGCGTATAAGCCACAAAAAACGGCTCTCGAAATGGCCACTGACGAAGATTATTGGTGGCAAATTCAGCAAGCTTATACCGTTTCACCGCAAATTATCAATTTGAATAATGGTGGCGTAAGTCCATCTCCTTCAGTTGTTCAAAATGCCGTTGACCGCTACAATAAATTGGCCAATGAAGCTCCCAGCTATTATATGTGGCGAATCATCGACCAAGGACGCGAGCCACTGCGTGAAAATTTGGCCAAATATGCTGGTGTTTCGCCCGAAGAAATTGCCATCAACCGAAATGCTACTGAAGCCTTAGATACCGTAATTCTGGGAATGCCACTTCAAAAAGGGGATGAGATTGTCATGTGTCGCTACGATTATCCCAATATGCTACACGCGTGGCGTCAAAGAGAATTGAGAGATGGTTTGAAGATAAATTATGTTGAATTAGACCTACCTGCCGAAGATAATGAACTGATTGTGAAGAAATATGTGGAGCAAATGACTCCACGAACTAAAGTTGTACATATTACGCATATTATCAATTGGAATGGACAGATTCTTCCTTCAAAAAGAATCGCCGAAGAAGCACACAAACGTGGCATTGAAGTGCTTATTGATGGGGCACACTCTTTTGCACACCTCGAATATAAAATTCCTGATTTAGGTGGAGATTATTACGGAACAAGCCTCCATAAGTGGCTATCGGCTCCCATTGGCTCGGGAATGTTATGGATGAAAAAAGAAAAGATAAGTAAAATATTTCCCTTAATTCCAAACGATAAACCAAACTCTGATAACATTCGAAAGTTTGAAAACCTCGGTACTCGTCCATTTATGATTGAACAAGCCATCGGGCAAGCCCTCAATTTTCAATTAGCCTTGGGAAATGCAAGAAAAGAAGCACGTTTACGCTTTCTAAAAGATTATTGGGCCAAAGAAGCGAAGAAACTTCCGAAAGTGAAACTCAATACTTCGCTGAAAGCTGAGTTTTCTGGAGCTTTAGCTCATTTTGGTATTGAAGGTTTAGAGGCTGGAAAAATCGAAAGCGAACTTTTTGGTAAATTCAAAATTCATACCTCACCAATCAAATGGGAAAAATTAGATGGTGTACGTGTTACGCCTCATGTTTATACATCATTACAAGATTTAGACCGTCTTTTAGAAGGTGTTCAATATCTTTCAAAATTGTAA